Proteins encoded together in one Planctopirus ephydatiae window:
- a CDS encoding DUF7133 domain-containing protein: MSKTFWWALSILIVATAFEANQYQASSGCALAEDIPQTTAPKAAKTLKALLVTGGCCHDYQRQKKILTEGISARANVQWEIVHQGGSSTNAKIPLYENPDWAKGFDVVVHNECFADIPDASWTQKILAPHKAGLPAVVIHCAMHCYRDKTDEWFKFLGVTSHGHGAHYAFEVVNAVPEHPIMKGFGNKWMTPKGELYNIAKIGETTTPLAYGKSSAKKDECVIWVNEYGDKKTRVFGTTVGHYAEEMQDPVFLNYVTRGLLWSADKLNDDYLISQASPRVIKVPENLALGKTATASGSQAERDPKFAVDGDEETRWCAPNGGSDYTWQVDLGEPKSIAGIRIAWESPEGGYKFRVETSVDGKVWSPLVDQSQKAVLGSDASYQVSADQVRYVRLVYLGSTHGGWGSFWEFEVHSGKMIEQTVDAVVDLKPKAVSGAPLLSGVKVPPSFEATVFAAPPEISYPTCLTTSPDGLVFVGVDLNGSLGAKPQKGKIVRCRDTNGDGKADEFISFCELDSPRGLVWDDGTLYVQHPPFVTAFHDRDGDGKSEKSEVLVDGIGFDLKFRGADHTTNGMQMGIDGYLYIAVGDYGFYEAKTKDGKTLQLHGGGVVRVKPDGTDLEIVSRGQRNIYDVAIDPEMNLLTRDNTNDGGGWNVRLSHVVPFGNYGYPSQFINFPEDRIDCLADFGGGSPCGSVYIDDPALPSPLGRSFYTCDWGRSIIFRHPLTPAGSTFKAEQEPFVHVPRPTDMEIDASGRIYIASWKNGGFDFDKPDVGYVLLLTPRGAQRSESLDFSKLSMKELVALVGHEQGVTRLAAQRELLRRPEASQQVAALKNLALQVGSVPKTGRLAAVFTLGQIDTIEAIKALEELYTQEECQEAVLLALGDSPKANQGFVVAGLSSSHPRVVRAALTAIGRQQWTAAASQIIPVLANDDAVVTHVAKEVLVSLRPIDVIVNALGTNDSQVFAGVIDVAKRLHDPRIVNRLLELVSSGTEQQQQHVRTALCRLHFQEAPWDKKWWGTRPDTTGPYFKPVTWSQSDQIRTALEAALEADSGDTLKHLVKELRRHRVPSPRIVPALLKLAQSDRNFYSQAIRLLASTDDRTSPTLDLLSRAAISESNDWATRSAAIRGLMARLPDPQAAKGLLASFGKTVPSDELPNDQASLWTEYLQDARHAENVPLLTERAFDAQPGEQEVAWSVLLSLVEASRTPAAVRDQILATFQRAYASPQYTVQLLKAVARTQAESQAIQVRQFTTNENGAIAAAARFASEKMELDRPVDPNEPLVGTLSMEDVVAGLEKHKGDAKLGARLFKRQGCVACHSVSSKETIKGPLLAGITARYNRAELTESIILPSKKIAQGFETQSFLLTDGRTLSGFVTREGGDDLELRSITGVPTVVQKADIDERTRLELSMMPVDLVSKLTVKDLASLMAYLESIKQ, from the coding sequence ATGAGCAAAACTTTCTGGTGGGCGCTTTCTATTCTTATCGTGGCGACTGCCTTCGAGGCCAATCAATATCAGGCATCTTCGGGATGTGCCTTAGCCGAGGATATCCCCCAGACGACCGCACCCAAGGCTGCTAAAACTCTCAAGGCTTTGTTGGTCACGGGTGGCTGCTGCCACGATTACCAACGCCAGAAAAAGATTCTGACGGAAGGCATCTCAGCCCGTGCCAACGTGCAATGGGAGATTGTCCATCAGGGGGGAAGCAGTACCAATGCCAAGATTCCGCTCTATGAAAATCCGGACTGGGCTAAAGGCTTTGACGTCGTCGTTCACAACGAATGCTTTGCCGACATCCCCGATGCGAGTTGGACGCAGAAGATTCTGGCACCGCATAAGGCCGGTCTGCCGGCGGTGGTGATTCACTGTGCCATGCACTGCTACCGCGATAAAACCGATGAGTGGTTCAAGTTTCTGGGAGTGACATCGCACGGGCATGGAGCTCACTATGCCTTTGAAGTCGTCAATGCCGTACCAGAACATCCCATCATGAAGGGGTTTGGTAACAAGTGGATGACTCCCAAGGGTGAACTGTACAACATCGCCAAAATTGGTGAGACCACAACTCCATTGGCCTACGGCAAAAGCTCTGCCAAAAAAGACGAATGTGTCATCTGGGTCAATGAATATGGCGACAAGAAAACGCGTGTCTTTGGCACAACTGTGGGCCACTATGCCGAAGAAATGCAGGATCCCGTGTTTCTCAATTATGTGACTCGGGGGCTCTTATGGTCGGCCGATAAGCTCAATGATGATTACCTGATCTCGCAAGCCTCGCCCCGGGTGATCAAAGTGCCAGAGAATCTAGCCTTGGGGAAGACGGCCACAGCCTCCGGTTCACAGGCAGAACGTGATCCCAAATTTGCTGTCGACGGTGATGAAGAGACACGCTGGTGTGCTCCGAATGGTGGGTCTGATTACACCTGGCAAGTTGATCTGGGAGAGCCGAAATCGATAGCTGGTATTCGCATTGCCTGGGAAAGCCCTGAAGGGGGCTACAAGTTTCGAGTCGAGACTTCGGTCGATGGAAAAGTGTGGTCACCTCTGGTTGATCAAAGTCAAAAGGCTGTTCTTGGCAGTGATGCCAGCTATCAGGTATCGGCAGATCAGGTAAGGTACGTGAGGCTGGTCTATCTGGGCAGCACTCATGGGGGATGGGGGAGCTTCTGGGAATTCGAAGTTCACTCCGGAAAAATGATTGAGCAGACTGTCGATGCAGTGGTTGACCTTAAACCTAAAGCCGTGTCGGGAGCTCCCCTGCTCAGTGGGGTCAAAGTGCCACCATCGTTTGAAGCGACCGTCTTTGCTGCACCTCCAGAGATTTCCTATCCCACCTGTTTGACGACATCACCTGACGGATTGGTGTTCGTTGGTGTGGATTTGAATGGTTCGTTGGGTGCCAAGCCTCAAAAGGGAAAGATTGTTCGCTGCCGCGATACCAATGGCGATGGCAAGGCCGATGAATTCATCTCGTTCTGTGAACTCGACAGCCCGCGTGGCCTCGTGTGGGATGATGGCACGTTGTACGTGCAGCATCCTCCTTTTGTGACGGCCTTCCATGATCGCGATGGTGATGGAAAGTCTGAAAAGAGTGAGGTGCTGGTCGACGGGATTGGCTTTGATCTGAAGTTCCGTGGTGCAGACCATACCACCAACGGCATGCAGATGGGAATTGATGGCTACCTTTACATTGCCGTGGGTGATTACGGCTTCTACGAAGCGAAAACCAAGGATGGCAAAACCTTGCAACTGCATGGTGGCGGTGTGGTCAGGGTTAAGCCCGACGGCACAGATCTGGAGATTGTCTCGCGTGGTCAGCGGAATATTTACGACGTGGCCATCGACCCTGAGATGAATTTGCTCACCCGAGACAATACGAATGATGGCGGCGGCTGGAATGTCAGACTTTCGCACGTCGTGCCGTTTGGAAACTACGGCTATCCCTCACAATTCATCAACTTTCCCGAAGACCGTATCGATTGTCTCGCCGATTTCGGAGGCGGCTCGCCCTGTGGTTCGGTTTATATTGATGATCCCGCCCTCCCCTCTCCGCTGGGGCGCAGTTTCTATACGTGCGATTGGGGCCGCAGCATCATTTTCCGACATCCATTGACACCGGCAGGGTCCACTTTCAAAGCGGAACAAGAGCCATTTGTGCACGTTCCTCGCCCGACAGATATGGAGATTGATGCTTCCGGAAGGATCTACATTGCCAGCTGGAAAAATGGTGGCTTTGACTTCGATAAACCCGATGTGGGCTATGTGCTGCTGCTGACTCCGCGAGGCGCACAGCGAAGCGAATCACTCGACTTCAGTAAACTCTCGATGAAAGAACTGGTCGCACTTGTAGGCCATGAACAAGGTGTGACTCGTCTGGCCGCTCAGCGTGAATTGCTCCGGCGTCCGGAAGCTTCACAGCAGGTGGCTGCACTGAAAAACCTGGCATTACAAGTTGGCAGCGTGCCCAAAACGGGTCGTCTGGCGGCAGTTTTTACACTTGGTCAGATCGACACTATTGAGGCCATCAAGGCTCTGGAAGAGCTGTATACTCAGGAAGAATGCCAGGAAGCCGTTTTACTGGCCCTGGGGGATTCGCCCAAGGCTAACCAGGGCTTCGTGGTGGCTGGTTTATCGTCGAGTCATCCTCGAGTGGTCAGGGCAGCACTGACGGCCATCGGCAGGCAACAATGGACGGCTGCTGCTTCTCAGATCATTCCTGTACTCGCAAACGATGATGCTGTTGTGACCCATGTGGCGAAGGAAGTTCTGGTCTCACTGCGACCGATTGACGTGATCGTCAATGCTCTTGGAACCAATGATTCCCAGGTGTTTGCCGGTGTGATCGACGTGGCCAAAAGGTTGCACGATCCAAGGATTGTCAATCGGCTTCTGGAACTCGTTTCGAGTGGAACAGAACAACAGCAGCAGCATGTGCGGACAGCTCTCTGTCGGCTGCACTTCCAGGAAGCACCATGGGATAAAAAATGGTGGGGAACACGGCCTGACACCACCGGGCCTTACTTTAAACCCGTCACCTGGTCACAAAGTGATCAGATTCGCACGGCACTTGAGGCAGCTCTGGAAGCCGATTCTGGAGATACGCTGAAGCATCTGGTGAAAGAGTTAAGGCGGCATCGAGTGCCTTCGCCCAGAATTGTGCCAGCCCTTCTGAAACTGGCTCAGTCTGATCGCAACTTTTATTCGCAGGCCATTCGACTTCTGGCATCGACCGATGATCGAACAAGTCCTACGTTGGATCTGCTTTCGAGGGCTGCAATTTCTGAGTCGAATGACTGGGCCACGCGATCGGCAGCGATTCGAGGCCTGATGGCCAGACTTCCCGATCCTCAGGCCGCCAAGGGCTTGCTGGCAAGCTTTGGTAAGACCGTTCCCAGTGATGAACTCCCCAACGATCAGGCAAGTTTGTGGACAGAGTATCTGCAGGATGCCCGGCATGCCGAGAATGTCCCTCTGCTGACCGAAAGAGCATTTGATGCTCAGCCCGGCGAACAGGAAGTGGCCTGGTCGGTGCTCCTTTCGCTGGTCGAAGCTTCGCGAACACCAGCAGCTGTGCGTGATCAGATCCTGGCGACTTTTCAGCGGGCGTATGCGTCTCCGCAGTACACTGTTCAACTGTTAAAAGCTGTGGCTCGAACACAGGCAGAGTCTCAGGCGATTCAGGTGCGGCAATTCACAACCAATGAGAATGGCGCCATTGCTGCAGCAGCACGATTCGCCTCTGAGAAGATGGAGTTGGATCGGCCTGTCGATCCTAATGAGCCCCTTGTGGGCACACTTTCGATGGAAGATGTGGTTGCCGGTTTAGAAAAGCATAAAGGCGATGCCAAGCTGGGAGCCCGGCTTTTCAAACGACAGGGATGTGTAGCCTGCCATTCGGTTTCGAGTAAGGAGACCATCAAGGGGCCGCTTCTCGCGGGAATCACAGCACGTTACAACCGGGCGGAGCTTACGGAATCGATCATTCTGCCCAGTAAGAAGATTGCTCAAGGGTTTGAGACGCAGTCATTCCTGCTGACAGATGGTCGAACCTTGAGTGGCTTCGTGACCAGGGAAGGCGGCGATGATCTTGAACTCCGCAGCATCACCGGGGTGCCGACTGTCGTTCAAAAAGCAGATATCGATGAGCGAACTCGGTTGGAACTCTCGATGATGCCAGTCGATCTGGTGAGTAAGCTGACGGTGAAAGACCTGGCCTCTTTGATGGCCTATCTGGAATCGATCAAACAGTAA
- a CDS encoding GntR family transcriptional regulator: MSLANYIERDIESRIRNHRELPCAMTLQCLATHYNVSLTPVREATESLLQRGLLVKMGNRRLAVSSHLADMPLDSEDHLAPPPPIDWDQVITRHILLLSLRGEAIFMREEALAERLEIGRTLLRQVFSRLAGAGIIDHVPRRGWRVRPLNEADLAAYLDVRITLEKRALELAIPRLVNADLETMLAGNLPLDGSSTPRLDNQLHQYFIEKSENRYIRDFFARHGGYYRALFDYAALGADVIAEMATQHRQILSDLIKGENERAISGLAEHIRSQQPAVKQVISHLESQALKMEKTQGFSPTSSFREQPGNQRTEVAETEADSVLETSSQRSPDYQQTYTE; the protein is encoded by the coding sequence ATGAGCCTGGCAAACTATATTGAACGCGACATCGAATCAAGAATCCGCAATCACCGAGAATTGCCCTGTGCCATGACATTGCAGTGTCTGGCAACGCACTACAACGTCAGTTTGACACCAGTACGAGAAGCGACTGAGTCTTTGTTGCAGCGCGGGTTGCTCGTCAAAATGGGGAACCGCCGATTAGCAGTCAGCAGTCACCTGGCCGATATGCCACTGGATTCCGAAGATCATCTCGCACCACCCCCGCCCATTGACTGGGATCAGGTCATCACGCGCCACATTCTCCTGCTGAGTTTGCGTGGCGAAGCGATTTTCATGCGTGAAGAAGCTTTAGCCGAGCGGCTCGAAATCGGTCGTACATTGCTCAGGCAAGTCTTCAGCCGCCTCGCGGGTGCTGGCATTATTGATCATGTCCCCCGCCGGGGATGGCGGGTTCGACCTTTGAACGAAGCCGATCTGGCGGCCTATCTGGATGTCCGCATCACTCTCGAAAAACGGGCTCTTGAACTCGCCATTCCGCGACTGGTGAATGCCGATCTGGAAACGATGCTGGCTGGCAACTTGCCTCTCGACGGATCGTCAACACCCCGGCTCGACAATCAATTGCACCAATATTTTATCGAGAAAAGTGAGAATCGTTACATCCGGGATTTCTTTGCCAGACACGGTGGATATTACCGGGCACTTTTTGATTACGCAGCTCTAGGAGCAGACGTCATCGCGGAAATGGCAACACAGCATCGACAGATTCTTTCGGATCTGATCAAAGGTGAAAACGAACGGGCAATTTCAGGGCTGGCCGAACATATCCGCAGCCAGCAGCCAGCGGTGAAGCAGGTCATTAGCCATCTGGAATCCCAGGCGCTGAAAATGGAGAAAACGCAGGGTTTTTCACCGACTTCATCATTCAGGGAACAACCTGGAAATCAACGTACGGAAGTTGCCGAGACTGAAGCTGATTCCGTCTTAGAGACGAGCAGCCAGAGATCTCCGGACTATCAACAGACTTACACCGAATAG
- a CDS encoding aldo/keto reductase: protein MSWPLISFGAFKLGRNEGAKYPQGYDLPDDAAAGRLLNELLDHGCQAIDTAPAYGLSEERIGRHLAHRRKEFLLSTKVGESFAAGISTYDFSQKAVERSIEQSLRRLQTDALDLVLIHSPGNDEELLTQTPVVETLCRFRQRGNVLRIGLSGKTPAGAKLALGWADALMVEFHQQNVSHLNVMREAHEAGVIVLVKKGLASGQLDPQLAVEFVAREKSASSLVLGTLKLENFISAQRWASQSRAT from the coding sequence TTGTCGTGGCCACTAATCAGCTTTGGAGCATTTAAGCTCGGACGCAATGAAGGGGCAAAGTATCCGCAAGGATATGATCTACCCGACGACGCAGCGGCTGGTCGATTGCTGAATGAACTGTTGGATCATGGTTGCCAGGCCATCGATACGGCACCTGCCTACGGGCTGAGTGAAGAGCGCATCGGCAGGCATCTGGCTCATCGCCGGAAGGAATTTCTCCTCTCGACAAAAGTTGGCGAATCATTTGCTGCTGGTATTTCAACCTATGATTTTTCGCAGAAAGCAGTCGAGCGGTCGATCGAACAAAGTCTACGTCGTCTCCAAACGGATGCTCTTGATCTGGTGCTGATTCACTCACCTGGGAACGATGAAGAGCTTTTGACTCAAACGCCCGTGGTTGAAACGCTTTGCAGATTTCGACAACGAGGTAATGTCCTGCGAATCGGACTCTCGGGCAAGACTCCTGCCGGAGCGAAGCTGGCACTTGGTTGGGCTGATGCGCTGATGGTGGAATTCCATCAACAGAATGTCAGTCATCTGAATGTCATGCGGGAGGCTCATGAGGCCGGGGTCATCGTACTCGTCAAAAAAGGGCTGGCTTCCGGGCAGCTTGATCCTCAATTGGCTGTCGAGTTTGTCGCTCGTGAAAAGAGTGCCTCCAGCCTTGTTCTTGGAACATTGAAGCTGGAAAACTTCATTTCGGCCCAGAGGTGGGCAAGTCAGTCCAGAGCGACTTGA
- a CDS encoding FAD-dependent oxidoreductase: protein MKLDTVIFGGGVAGLWLLDVLSRRGQHVVLFEAHELGSGQTIASQGILHGGLKYTLQGILTRSASQIREMPGIWRKALLGASGLPSLKNTTVRSEFCYLWHTQSLSSRVGMLGARVGLAVTPEKLAASERPDCLAQVPGGVARLGEQVISPCSMIQDLFHQYRDRILKCDTDHLEFELDSPGEIKAIRVVDPQSGKELRLRPGHVVLTAGAGNAELRARAGLSTSAMQRRPLHMVLARGDLPELNGHCVDGAKTRVTITSDLTSQGERVWQIGGQVAEDGVGMEPVDLVAHTISEITDVLPGVSLKNTQWSTYRVDRAEGAVSGGSRPENIQLLFAGNVTTGWPTKLVLAPVLAEELSQAIQSHEPEHRFDPSSLTDWQRPFVAKPIWESQSDWLDYPVSSPVRHVA from the coding sequence ATGAAGCTGGATACAGTCATTTTTGGTGGCGGTGTTGCAGGCCTGTGGCTGCTGGATGTGCTCTCGCGAAGAGGGCAGCACGTTGTCCTTTTTGAGGCCCATGAACTGGGGTCGGGTCAGACGATTGCCTCACAGGGTATTCTGCATGGTGGCCTGAAATACACTTTGCAGGGCATTTTGACTCGATCAGCGAGTCAGATTCGTGAGATGCCCGGTATCTGGCGAAAAGCTCTTCTAGGCGCTTCCGGCTTACCTTCGCTGAAAAACACGACCGTTCGCAGCGAATTCTGTTACCTGTGGCATACGCAGAGCCTTTCATCGAGAGTCGGTATGCTCGGAGCCCGAGTGGGCCTCGCTGTGACTCCCGAAAAACTCGCTGCCAGCGAAAGGCCGGATTGCCTGGCACAGGTACCCGGTGGTGTAGCTCGTCTGGGTGAGCAGGTGATTTCTCCTTGTTCGATGATTCAGGATCTCTTCCATCAGTACCGGGATCGAATCCTGAAGTGTGATACCGATCATTTAGAGTTTGAACTGGATTCTCCCGGCGAGATTAAAGCCATCCGTGTGGTTGATCCGCAATCGGGGAAAGAATTGCGATTGAGGCCCGGGCATGTGGTGCTGACTGCAGGGGCTGGCAATGCCGAACTCCGGGCACGTGCCGGATTGTCAACTTCGGCAATGCAGAGACGCCCCTTGCACATGGTCCTGGCACGCGGTGACCTGCCGGAACTGAACGGGCATTGTGTGGATGGCGCGAAAACCCGTGTGACGATCACCTCTGACCTGACTTCTCAGGGGGAGCGTGTCTGGCAGATTGGTGGGCAGGTGGCTGAAGATGGTGTGGGTATGGAACCCGTCGATCTGGTGGCTCACACGATTTCGGAAATCACAGATGTTCTTCCCGGTGTGTCACTCAAAAACACGCAGTGGTCCACGTATCGTGTTGATCGTGCTGAAGGGGCCGTTTCTGGTGGTTCACGTCCTGAGAATATTCAGTTGCTCTTTGCAGGGAATGTGACCACAGGCTGGCCAACCAAACTGGTGCTGGCTCCCGTGCTGGCTGAAGAGTTGTCGCAAGCGATTCAATCTCATGAGCCCGAGCATCGCTTTGACCCCTCTTCTCTCACAGATTGGCAGCGCCCATTCGTGGCGAAACCCATCTGGGAGTCGCAGTCTGATTGGCTGGATTATCCCGTATCGTCGCCGGTGCGTCATGTTGCCTGA
- a CDS encoding NAD-dependent epimerase/dehydratase family protein, which produces MAKCLVTGGAGFIGSHMTRALLNAGHDVTILDNLSTGQEVNLRPFRDHPRFKLAIGSITDSVLLSEVMLGQEIVFHLAAAVGVKLVADDPVRTIQTNIYPTEELLRLAVQNRCRVFMASTSEVYGKNPKERWTEEDDLQFGPTSKPRWAYGCSKAIDEFLSLAYHRKYDLPVVIGRFFNVVGPHQIGHYGMVVPRFVDQALKGGPIVIYDDGSQVRCFGHVEEVVRSVIDLMHTPAAFGKVFNIGSDQPVSVRQLAERVIALVGRPCEIKHIPYTEAYGADFEDVQRRVPDLTRLESTLGRKPVRTLEDILKDIIQWKRSSEPGSA; this is translated from the coding sequence ATGGCGAAATGTCTCGTAACGGGTGGTGCCGGCTTCATTGGCAGCCACATGACCAGAGCGTTGTTAAATGCCGGGCACGATGTCACCATTCTCGACAATCTTTCGACAGGGCAGGAAGTGAATCTTCGCCCGTTTCGTGACCACCCGAGATTCAAACTAGCCATTGGTTCGATCACCGATTCTGTGCTCCTCTCCGAAGTCATGCTCGGCCAGGAGATTGTCTTTCATCTGGCAGCTGCCGTGGGAGTCAAACTGGTCGCTGACGACCCGGTCCGCACGATTCAGACCAATATCTACCCGACTGAGGAATTGCTGCGGCTGGCTGTTCAGAACAGATGCCGGGTCTTTATGGCTTCCACCAGTGAAGTCTATGGCAAGAACCCTAAAGAGCGTTGGACCGAAGAAGACGATCTCCAGTTCGGCCCCACCTCCAAACCACGCTGGGCTTATGGCTGCTCTAAGGCCATTGATGAATTTCTCTCGCTGGCTTATCACCGAAAGTACGACCTGCCTGTCGTGATTGGCCGTTTTTTTAACGTCGTTGGGCCGCATCAGATTGGGCATTATGGCATGGTTGTGCCTCGCTTTGTCGATCAGGCACTCAAGGGTGGCCCGATTGTCATTTATGACGATGGCTCACAGGTTCGCTGTTTTGGCCATGTCGAAGAAGTTGTTCGCAGCGTGATCGATTTAATGCATACGCCGGCAGCCTTCGGAAAAGTTTTCAATATCGGTAGCGATCAGCCAGTGAGTGTCCGTCAGCTGGCGGAGAGAGTGATCGCCCTTGTCGGCCGACCTTGCGAAATCAAGCACATTCCCTACACAGAAGCTTACGGGGCAGACTTTGAAGATGTTCAACGTCGTGTTCCAGACCTGACGCGACTGGAATCCACGTTGGGCAGAAAACCTGTCCGTACACTGGAAGATATCCTCAAGGACATCATCCAGTGGAAGCGGAGTAGTGAACCAGGTTCTGCCTGA
- a CDS encoding ArnT family glycosyltransferase: MTSLPPLDPPKANGSGEFNTPAEPYLFDAAEDLSPLLKQGRSIEPLVIAIAFLALLQPLSLASPDVEGSAWMLRAVSLANSENSSEWLIPGISEKLPARFLPPGITWLQACFLKQFGVQNYWYLPLISYLAGACGIWWSWRLVRLLADSRMALIMVVMLSVHGQLFRIVGSAAPWALCWALTIAALLLFSLHLKKSPTFWSWRLVFSGVLVGVAILCGGILPLALIGPVGLACGLLTQIPDPKSAYTASPPAPTLATRGVWGTVVVLLIAAILGSWWILFTTISYGWPALQSWFTGQFVHAETTSELLSLHDFVATSARLKPRHTWLVWTAPLIGWQILGVLVLVNWKGHRWPESMTQFVRPWLIMTMAIGLAGWGFVIIQDNEQQLSLNMWQTILLFSTTMLAVIGLESILRRETRGRALAMLSILTAMWCVWGIYQNRHIRFTMATASLFLLFFAVAAGLIWWRTIQLHYEAQRRRVIKIVIASLLAIQFVWGYVMLERPQEDVACLQAFTKVLSSAAAADSVCIVSPQGVVPPQIELAARVAQPQARISIQAEACEFTDSSPTASHLVVEWSRRDRKGVFRGPTGHMVESINEPLRFRGRRLLIWQIRPQNSGVSQTTSRLE; this comes from the coding sequence ATGACGTCATTGCCACCCCTTGATCCGCCAAAGGCCAACGGTTCCGGCGAATTCAACACCCCAGCCGAACCCTACCTGTTCGATGCAGCGGAAGATCTGTCACCGCTGCTCAAGCAGGGCCGCTCGATTGAGCCACTCGTCATTGCGATTGCATTTCTGGCACTTCTACAACCTCTTTCATTGGCATCTCCCGATGTGGAAGGTTCCGCCTGGATGCTCAGAGCCGTCTCTCTGGCGAATTCAGAAAATTCCAGCGAGTGGCTCATTCCCGGAATATCCGAAAAACTTCCAGCTCGCTTTTTACCCCCCGGAATCACCTGGCTGCAGGCATGTTTTCTGAAACAGTTCGGGGTGCAGAACTACTGGTATCTGCCACTCATCTCGTACCTGGCTGGTGCCTGCGGTATCTGGTGGAGCTGGCGCCTCGTTCGACTTCTGGCCGATTCCCGCATGGCGCTGATCATGGTTGTCATGCTATCGGTGCATGGCCAGCTTTTCCGGATTGTGGGAAGCGCTGCTCCCTGGGCACTTTGCTGGGCATTAACGATTGCCGCACTTTTGCTGTTCAGCCTGCATTTGAAAAAGTCACCCACATTCTGGTCATGGCGGTTGGTTTTCTCAGGAGTGCTGGTGGGCGTTGCCATTTTGTGCGGAGGCATCCTGCCACTGGCACTGATTGGCCCTGTGGGTCTGGCTTGCGGGCTGCTCACCCAGATTCCTGATCCCAAATCGGCTTATACAGCTTCACCGCCAGCTCCTACTCTGGCAACTCGCGGAGTCTGGGGAACGGTCGTGGTGCTGTTGATTGCGGCTATTCTCGGCAGCTGGTGGATTTTATTCACCACGATCTCCTATGGATGGCCTGCATTGCAAAGCTGGTTCACAGGTCAATTTGTTCACGCAGAGACCACCTCAGAACTCCTCAGTCTCCATGATTTTGTCGCTACTTCTGCCCGATTAAAACCCCGGCATACCTGGTTGGTGTGGACAGCCCCTTTAATTGGCTGGCAGATTCTCGGGGTGCTGGTCCTCGTCAACTGGAAGGGGCATCGCTGGCCGGAATCAATGACACAGTTTGTCAGACCCTGGTTGATTATGACGATGGCGATTGGCCTCGCAGGCTGGGGGTTCGTGATCATTCAGGATAACGAGCAACAACTCTCACTGAACATGTGGCAAACGATTCTGCTGTTTTCCACCACCATGCTGGCGGTCATTGGGCTGGAATCCATTCTCCGGCGCGAAACACGGGGCAGGGCACTGGCCATGCTCTCCATCCTGACCGCCATGTGGTGTGTCTGGGGGATTTACCAGAATCGGCATATTCGATTCACCATGGCGACTGCCTCTCTGTTTCTGCTGTTCTTCGCGGTGGCGGCAGGTCTCATCTGGTGGCGCACGATTCAGTTGCATTACGAAGCCCAGCGAAGGCGGGTGATTAAAATCGTGATCGCATCACTTCTGGCCATACAGTTTGTGTGGGGTTACGTCATGCTGGAGCGTCCCCAGGAAGATGTCGCGTGCCTGCAGGCGTTCACAAAGGTCCTGAGTTCAGCGGCTGCAGCTGATTCCGTCTGCATTGTTTCACCTCAAGGTGTCGTCCCACCTCAAATCGAGCTGGCGGCTCGAGTGGCACAACCTCAAGCCAGAATTTCCATTCAAGCTGAGGCTTGTGAGTTCACGGACAGCTCACCCACGGCCAGCCACCTGGTTGTGGAATGGAGTCGTCGCGATCGCAAAGGTGTCTTCCGCGGCCCGACCGGGCATATGGTGGAATCGATTAACGAACCACTCCGCTTCCGTGGTCGCAGGCTGCTCATCTGGCAGATCCGTCCTCAAAATTCAGGGGTTTCACAGACGACAAGCCGATTGGAATAG